Proteins from one Pseudomonas grandcourensis genomic window:
- a CDS encoding transporter substrate-binding domain-containing protein, which translates to MDLRRLCGWSLLLGLSAMSTLSFAAGKCERLVVTGSPDAPPYLWQDPQNPKHLIGASADLLQQVAGELGLKVELLYAGKRTQALDEVRSGRMDMLADATLTVSDLETLDYIHPALLENDYLVWTRKDSTLVYNEVQDLHGHPGAVSEKARLTPQFSTFAGQQLTLTRTSSLTQAFQKLLLGEVEFVLAGRYSGMATAQTLGMAADLVARSQPVDKPGLYLAISHDSACNDPWLRGQLAKKMTELPASGLTEAVLMRNIERWKTQRSQPQPIPPQQPVSTPKQ; encoded by the coding sequence ATGGATCTGCGTCGCCTGTGCGGCTGGTCGTTGCTGCTGGGACTGTCGGCTATGTCGACGCTGTCTTTCGCCGCAGGTAAATGTGAACGCCTAGTGGTCACCGGCAGCCCGGACGCGCCGCCGTACCTGTGGCAAGACCCGCAGAATCCCAAGCACCTGATCGGTGCCAGCGCCGATTTGCTGCAGCAAGTGGCGGGGGAGTTGGGACTCAAGGTCGAACTGCTTTATGCCGGCAAACGTACCCAGGCCCTGGACGAAGTGCGCAGCGGGCGCATGGACATGCTGGCGGACGCGACGTTGACCGTCAGCGACCTGGAAACCCTGGACTACATCCATCCAGCCTTGCTGGAAAACGACTATCTGGTCTGGACTCGCAAGGACTCGACCCTGGTCTACAACGAAGTGCAGGACCTGCACGGCCATCCCGGTGCCGTATCGGAAAAGGCCCGATTGACCCCGCAGTTCAGCACCTTTGCCGGACAGCAACTGACCCTCACGCGCACGTCCAGCCTGACCCAGGCCTTTCAGAAGCTGCTGTTGGGCGAGGTCGAATTTGTACTGGCAGGGCGTTACTCGGGCATGGCGACTGCACAGACACTGGGCATGGCCGCTGACCTGGTCGCGCGCTCGCAACCGGTCGACAAGCCTGGCCTGTACCTGGCGATTTCCCATGACTCGGCCTGCAACGATCCGTGGTTGCGCGGACAGTTGGCCAAAAAGATGACAGAATTGCCCGCGTCCGGACTGACGGAGGCCGTGCTGATGCGCAATATCGAGCGATGGAAGACACAACGCTCACAACCACAGCCAATCCCCCCGCAACAACCCGTCAGTACCCCAAAACAGTAA
- a CDS encoding 2-dehydro-3-deoxygalactonokinase, which translates to MQAQLIALDWGTTSLRAYKLTEGGQVLEQRSLSSGIMQLPKAPRIIGGRECADGFELAFDEACGDWLDAQPDLPVIACGMVGSAQGWSEAAYRDTPANVATLGTSLQTVRSLRGVDVHIVPGVIERSPLPNVMRGEETQVLGVLQNLTSEAGADLLIGLPGSHSKWVEVADGCIVHFDTFMTGEVFAVLSQHSILGRTQQCGGSFEGDAFDRGVRVALSADGEIGPLSTMFSARSLGLTGELSAAAQADYLSGLLIGHELTALANVQRRRRNSVHLPSIILIGNTQLCARYSRALDACGFARVTLAEQATERGLWQLALAAGLVTCTASR; encoded by the coding sequence ATGCAGGCGCAATTGATCGCGCTCGACTGGGGGACAACCTCATTACGTGCTTACAAACTGACTGAAGGCGGCCAAGTGCTCGAGCAGCGTTCGCTGTCGTCGGGGATCATGCAGCTGCCGAAAGCGCCACGAATCATTGGCGGCCGGGAATGCGCCGATGGTTTCGAACTGGCCTTCGACGAGGCTTGCGGCGACTGGCTCGATGCCCAGCCGGATTTGCCGGTGATTGCCTGCGGCATGGTCGGCAGCGCCCAGGGCTGGAGCGAAGCGGCCTACCGCGACACCCCGGCGAACGTCGCCACCCTCGGTACTTCCTTGCAAACCGTGCGCAGCCTGCGCGGCGTCGATGTGCACATCGTGCCCGGCGTCATCGAGCGTTCGCCTTTGCCGAACGTGATGCGCGGTGAAGAAACCCAGGTGCTCGGCGTGCTGCAAAATCTGACGAGCGAGGCGGGTGCTGATCTGCTGATCGGCCTGCCGGGCAGCCATTCGAAATGGGTGGAAGTGGCCGACGGCTGCATCGTGCACTTCGACACTTTCATGACCGGCGAAGTCTTCGCTGTGCTCAGTCAACACAGCATTCTCGGACGTACCCAGCAATGTGGCGGGTCTTTCGAAGGCGATGCGTTTGATCGCGGCGTGCGGGTCGCGTTGTCGGCGGACGGTGAAATCGGTCCGCTGTCGACCATGTTCAGTGCCCGCAGTCTCGGGCTGACCGGTGAACTGAGCGCTGCGGCGCAAGCGGACTATCTGTCCGGCCTGCTGATCGGCCACGAGTTGACGGCCTTGGCCAATGTCCAGCGGCGCCGACGCAACAGCGTGCACCTGCCTTCGATCATCCTCATCGGCAACACCCAACTCTGTGCCCGCTACAGCCGTGCGCTCGACGCCTGCGGTTTTGCCCGGGTGACCCTGGCCGAACAGGCCACCGAACGCGGATTGTGGCAACTGGCGCTGGCTGCCGGCCTGGTCACGTGCACCGCATCCCGTTAA
- a CDS encoding FAD-binding protein, protein MTILVIAEHDGKAVAPATLNTVAAAVKIGGDVHVLVAGQGVGAVAEAAAKVAGVAKVLVADNAAYAHQLPENVAPLVAELGKGYSHILAAATSNGKNILPRVAAALDVDQISEIISVESADTFKRPIYAGNAIATVQSNAAVKVITVRATGFDPVAAEGGSAAVEAVAAAHDAGISSFVGEELAKSDRPELTAAKIVVSGGRGMQNGDNFKHLYALADKLGAAVGASRAAVDAGFVPNDMQVGQTGKIVAPQLYIAVGISGAIQHLAGMKDSKVIVAINKDEEAPIFQVADYGLVADLFEAIPEFEKLV, encoded by the coding sequence ATGACCATCTTGGTAATCGCTGAACACGACGGCAAAGCAGTGGCCCCGGCCACGCTGAACACCGTGGCCGCTGCTGTCAAAATCGGCGGCGACGTGCACGTACTGGTTGCAGGTCAGGGCGTTGGCGCTGTGGCTGAAGCCGCTGCGAAAGTCGCTGGCGTGGCTAAAGTGCTGGTAGCCGATAACGCTGCCTACGCTCACCAGCTGCCGGAAAACGTTGCTCCGCTGGTCGCAGAGTTGGGCAAGGGCTACAGCCACATCCTGGCTGCCGCTACTTCCAACGGCAAAAACATCCTGCCGCGCGTTGCCGCTGCCCTGGACGTTGACCAGATCTCCGAGATCATCTCGGTAGAAAGCGCCGACACCTTCAAGCGCCCGATCTACGCTGGTAACGCCATCGCTACCGTTCAGTCGAACGCTGCGGTCAAGGTGATCACCGTGCGTGCCACCGGTTTCGACCCGGTAGCTGCAGAAGGTGGCTCCGCTGCCGTTGAAGCCGTTGCTGCTGCCCACGACGCTGGCATCTCCAGCTTCGTTGGCGAAGAACTGGCCAAGTCCGATCGTCCGGAACTGACCGCTGCCAAGATCGTCGTTTCCGGCGGCCGCGGCATGCAGAACGGCGACAACTTCAAACACCTGTACGCCCTGGCCGACAAGCTGGGCGCTGCCGTCGGTGCTTCGCGCGCCGCGGTCGACGCAGGTTTTGTTCCCAACGACATGCAGGTCGGTCAGACCGGCAAGATCGTTGCTCCTCAGCTGTACATCGCCGTCGGTATCTCCGGCGCGATCCAGCACCTGGCCGGCATGAAAGACTCCAAAGTGATCGTTGCGATCAACAAGGACGAAGAAGCGCCGATCTTCCAGGTGGCCGATTACGGCCTGGTGGCGGACCTGTTCGAAGCCATCCCTGAGTTCGAGAAGCTGGTCTAA
- a CDS encoding electron transfer flavoprotein-ubiquinone oxidoreductase, with protein sequence MEREYMEFDVVIVGAGPAGLSAACRLKQKAAEAGKEISVCVVEKGSEVGAHILSGAVFEPRALNELFPNWKELGAPLNTPVTRDDIFVLKNAESAQKIPDFFVPKTMHNEGNYIISLGNLCRWLAQQAENLGVEIYPGFAAQEALIDENGVVRGIITGDLGVDREGNPKEGLYTPGMELRGKYTLFAEGCRGHIGKQLIKRFNLDTDADTQHYGIGLKEIWEVDPAKHQPGLVVHTAGWPMDIMGTENTGGSFLYHLENNQVVVGLIVDLSYSNTYLSPFDEFQRLKHHPVLAQYLEGGKRISYGARAICKGGLNSLPKMVFKGGALIGCDLGTLNFAKIKGSHTAMKSGMLAAESVADALFAEKDGTEELTTYVDAFKKSWLYEELFASRNFGPAIHKFGAIVGGGFNWLDQNIFGGKLPFTLHDTKPDYACLKLAADCKKIDYPKPDGKISFDKLSSVFISGTNHEEEQPCHLKLTDPSIPISKNLPLYDEPAQRYCPAGVYEVITKEDGEKRFQINAQNCVHCKTCDIKDPAQNITWVTPEGAGGPTYPNM encoded by the coding sequence GTGGAACGCGAATACATGGAATTCGACGTGGTCATCGTCGGTGCCGGCCCCGCTGGTCTTTCCGCCGCCTGCCGCTTGAAGCAGAAGGCCGCTGAAGCCGGTAAGGAAATCAGCGTCTGCGTGGTCGAAAAAGGCTCCGAAGTCGGTGCTCACATCCTGTCCGGCGCCGTGTTCGAACCACGGGCCCTGAACGAACTGTTCCCGAACTGGAAAGAACTCGGCGCGCCGCTGAACACGCCGGTGACCCGCGACGACATCTTCGTTCTCAAGAACGCTGAAAGCGCGCAGAAAATTCCAGACTTCTTTGTGCCCAAGACCATGCACAACGAAGGCAACTACATCATCTCCCTGGGCAACCTGTGCCGCTGGCTGGCCCAGCAGGCCGAGAACCTGGGCGTGGAAATCTACCCGGGCTTCGCCGCTCAGGAAGCGCTGATCGACGAGAACGGCGTGGTGCGCGGGATCATCACCGGCGACCTCGGCGTCGACCGCGAAGGTAACCCGAAGGAAGGCCTGTACACCCCGGGCATGGAACTGCGCGGCAAGTACACGCTGTTCGCCGAAGGTTGCCGTGGCCACATCGGCAAACAGCTGATCAAGCGTTTCAACCTGGACACCGACGCTGATACCCAGCACTACGGCATCGGCCTGAAAGAAATCTGGGAAGTGGACCCGGCCAAGCACCAGCCTGGCCTGGTGGTGCACACCGCCGGTTGGCCGATGGACATCATGGGCACCGAGAACACCGGTGGTTCGTTCCTCTATCACCTGGAAAACAACCAGGTGGTTGTCGGCCTGATCGTCGACCTGTCCTACAGCAACACCTACCTGTCGCCGTTCGACGAGTTCCAGCGCCTCAAGCATCACCCGGTGCTTGCTCAGTACCTGGAAGGCGGCAAGCGCATCAGCTACGGCGCCCGCGCCATCTGCAAGGGCGGCCTGAACTCGCTGCCGAAAATGGTGTTCAAGGGCGGCGCGCTGATCGGTTGCGACCTCGGCACCCTGAACTTCGCCAAGATCAAAGGCAGCCACACCGCGATGAAGTCCGGCATGCTCGCCGCTGAATCCGTGGCTGACGCGCTGTTCGCAGAGAAGGACGGCACCGAAGAGCTGACCACCTACGTCGACGCGTTCAAGAAGAGCTGGCTCTACGAAGAACTGTTCGCCAGCCGCAACTTCGGCCCGGCGATCCACAAGTTCGGCGCCATCGTCGGTGGTGGTTTCAACTGGCTGGACCAGAACATCTTCGGCGGCAAACTGCCGTTCACCTTGCACGACACCAAGCCGGATTACGCTTGCCTCAAGCTCGCGGCCGACTGCAAGAAGATCGACTACCCGAAACCGGACGGCAAGATCAGCTTCGACAAACTCAGCTCGGTGTTCATCTCCGGTACCAACCATGAAGAAGAACAGCCGTGCCACCTGAAGCTGACCGACCCAAGCATCCCGATCAGCAAGAACCTGCCGCTGTACGATGAACCGGCACAGCGTTACTGCCCGGCCGGCGTGTACGAAGTGATCACCAAGGAAGACGGCGAGAAGCGCTTCCAGATCAACGCCCAGAACTGCGTTCACTGCAAGACCTGCGACATCAAGGACCCTGCACAGAACATCACCTGGGTGACGCCGGAAGGCGCTGGCGGCCCGACTTACCCGAACATGTAA
- a CDS encoding electron transfer flavoprotein subunit beta/FixA family protein has translation MKVLVAVKRVVDYNVKVRVKADNSGVDLANVKMSMNPFCEIAVEEAVRLKEKGVATEIVVVSVGPSTAQEQLRTALALGADRAILVESAEDLTSLAVAKLLKAVVDKEQPQLVILGKQAIDSDNNQTGQMLAALSGYGQGTFASKVEISGDSVAVTREVDGGAQTVSLKLPAIVTTDLRLNEPRYASLPNIMKAKKKPLEVLTPDALGVSTASTNKTLKVEAPAARSAGIKVKSVAELVEKLKNEAKVL, from the coding sequence ATGAAGGTTCTTGTAGCTGTCAAACGCGTTGTGGATTACAACGTCAAGGTCCGCGTCAAGGCGGACAATTCCGGCGTCGATCTTGCCAACGTCAAGATGTCGATGAACCCGTTCTGCGAAATCGCCGTGGAAGAAGCCGTACGCCTGAAAGAAAAGGGTGTTGCGACTGAAATCGTCGTCGTCTCCGTAGGCCCGTCCACCGCTCAAGAGCAACTGCGCACCGCGCTGGCTCTGGGTGCCGACCGCGCCATCCTCGTCGAGTCCGCCGAAGACCTGACTTCCCTGGCTGTTGCCAAACTGTTGAAAGCTGTTGTCGACAAGGAACAGCCTCAGCTGGTGATCCTTGGCAAACAGGCCATCGACAGCGACAACAACCAGACTGGCCAGATGCTTGCTGCATTGAGCGGCTATGGTCAGGGCACGTTCGCGTCCAAAGTCGAAATCAGCGGCGACAGCGTTGCTGTCACCCGTGAAGTCGACGGCGGCGCGCAGACGGTTTCCCTGAAATTGCCGGCCATCGTCACCACCGACCTGCGTTTGAACGAGCCGCGTTATGCGTCTCTGCCAAACATCATGAAAGCCAAGAAGAAGCCTCTCGAAGTGCTGACTCCGGACGCTTTGGGCGTTTCCACCGCCTCCACCAACAAGACCCTGAAAGTCGAAGCGCCGGCTGCACGCAGCGCGGGTATCAAGGTCAAGTCTGTCGCTGAGTTGGTCGAGAAACTGAAAAACGAAGCGAAGGTGCTTTGA
- a CDS encoding IclR family transcriptional regulator: MQEDAPKIAKDAAPTGTQTLLRGLGVVHAVASGARDLKEIARLIGTTRSTTHRLASCLVDERYLRVVPQVGYLLGPKLIELGFQAREELPLVTLAGPYLDELSALTGDTIHLAIREGDEVLYLHKNPGRNGPEMRSRVGHRMPLARTGIGKALMLDDSPQEWQRLYEVSLPVGGKNQFWPQHPEQSWEQFEQRMVEYVAGGYAFDLEDNEPSIRCVAAPIRDASKRIVAGISIASTVPYMPLEKMAELIPLIKGVTARLSAELGLKV; the protein is encoded by the coding sequence ATGCAGGAAGACGCCCCAAAAATCGCCAAGGACGCCGCGCCGACCGGCACCCAGACCCTGCTTCGAGGGTTGGGTGTGGTTCATGCCGTGGCCAGCGGCGCCCGCGATCTCAAGGAAATCGCCCGGCTGATCGGCACCACGCGCAGCACCACCCATCGCCTGGCCAGCTGCCTGGTGGACGAGCGTTATCTGCGGGTGGTGCCGCAAGTCGGTTATCTGCTGGGGCCGAAGCTGATCGAGCTGGGCTTTCAGGCCCGTGAAGAGTTGCCGTTGGTGACCCTGGCCGGGCCGTATCTGGATGAGTTGTCGGCGTTGACCGGCGACACTATTCACCTGGCGATTCGTGAAGGTGACGAGGTGCTGTACCTGCACAAGAATCCGGGGCGCAATGGCCCGGAAATGCGTTCGCGGGTCGGCCATCGCATGCCGTTGGCGCGCACCGGGATCGGCAAGGCGCTGATGCTCGATGATTCGCCGCAAGAGTGGCAGCGCCTGTACGAAGTCAGCCTGCCGGTGGGTGGGAAAAACCAGTTCTGGCCGCAGCACCCGGAGCAATCCTGGGAGCAGTTCGAGCAGCGCATGGTCGAGTACGTAGCCGGCGGTTATGCCTTCGACCTGGAAGACAACGAACCGTCGATCCGCTGCGTGGCGGCGCCGATCCGTGATGCCAGCAAACGCATCGTTGCCGGCATCAGCATCGCCAGTACCGTGCCTTACATGCCGCTGGAAAAAATGGCCGAGTTGATTCCGTTGATCAAGGGCGTCACGGCGCGGCTGTCGGCAGAGCTGGGTCTCAAGGTCTGA
- a CDS encoding 2-dehydro-3-deoxy-6-phosphogalactonate aldolase produces MLKQALAQNGLIAILRGLRPQEAAAIGEVLYAAGFRVIEVPLNSPEPYESIRILRSTLPADCLIGAGTVLTPEQVEQVKAAGGQVIVMPHSDPKVLRAAKAAGLYLSPGVATPTEAFAALAEGADVLKLFPAEQMSPAVVKAWLAVLPAGTILAPVGGITPDNMQSFIDAGVKGFGLGSGLFKPGMTPAQVAANAKAYVAAWKALR; encoded by the coding sequence ATGCTCAAACAAGCCCTGGCGCAAAACGGCCTGATCGCGATCCTGCGTGGCCTGCGCCCGCAGGAAGCGGCGGCCATCGGCGAAGTCCTGTACGCCGCCGGATTTCGCGTCATCGAAGTGCCGCTCAATTCCCCTGAGCCGTACGAAAGTATCCGCATCCTGCGCAGTACCTTGCCCGCCGATTGCCTGATCGGTGCCGGCACGGTGTTGACCCCGGAGCAGGTCGAACAGGTAAAAGCGGCGGGCGGCCAAGTGATCGTCATGCCCCATAGCGATCCGAAAGTCCTGCGTGCAGCGAAAGCAGCCGGGCTTTACCTGTCGCCGGGTGTCGCCACACCGACCGAAGCCTTCGCAGCGTTGGCCGAAGGCGCGGATGTGCTGAAGCTGTTCCCGGCCGAGCAGATGAGCCCGGCGGTCGTCAAAGCCTGGCTCGCCGTATTGCCTGCCGGAACTATTCTGGCGCCGGTCGGCGGGATCACGCCGGACAACATGCAGTCGTTCATCGACGCCGGCGTCAAGGGTTTCGGCCTCGGTTCAGGCCTGTTCAAACCGGGCATGACGCCTGCGCAAGTGGCGGCCAATGCCAAGGCCTACGTCGCTGCCTGGAAAGCCCTTCGCTAA
- the dgoD gene encoding galactonate dehydratase — MKITKLTTFIVPPRWCFLKVETDEGVTGWGEPVVEGRAHTVAAAVEELSDYLIGKDPRNIEDIWTVLYRGGFYRGGAIHMSALAGIDQALWDIKGKALGVSVSDLLGGQVRDKIRVYSWIGGDRPADTARAAKEAVERGFTAVKMNGTEELQFLDTFDKVDQALANVAAVRDAVGPNVGIGVDFHGRVHKPMAKVLMKELDPYKLMFIEEPVLSENYEALKELAPLTSTPIALGERLFSRWDFKRVLSEGYVDIIQPDASHAGGITETRKIANMAEAYDVALALHCPLGPIALAACLQLDAVCYNAFIQEQSLGIHYNESNDLLDYVKDPRVFDYDKGFVKIPNGPGLGIEINEEYVIERAAIGHRWRNPIWRHADGSFAEW, encoded by the coding sequence ATGAAAATCACCAAACTGACCACCTTCATCGTTCCGCCGCGCTGGTGTTTCCTCAAGGTCGAAACCGACGAGGGTGTCACCGGTTGGGGTGAGCCCGTGGTCGAAGGCCGCGCCCACACCGTTGCCGCTGCCGTTGAAGAATTGTCCGACTACCTGATCGGCAAAGACCCGCGCAACATCGAAGACATCTGGACCGTGCTCTATCGCGGCGGTTTCTACCGTGGCGGCGCGATCCACATGAGCGCCCTGGCCGGTATCGACCAGGCCTTGTGGGACATCAAGGGCAAGGCGCTGGGCGTGTCGGTCAGCGACCTGTTGGGTGGCCAGGTGCGGGACAAGATTCGCGTGTATTCGTGGATCGGCGGCGACCGTCCGGCGGACACCGCGCGGGCGGCGAAAGAAGCGGTCGAGCGTGGTTTCACCGCGGTGAAAATGAATGGCACCGAAGAACTGCAATTCCTCGACACGTTCGACAAGGTCGACCAGGCCCTGGCCAACGTCGCTGCCGTGCGCGATGCCGTCGGCCCGAACGTTGGCATAGGCGTCGACTTCCATGGCCGGGTGCACAAGCCCATGGCCAAGGTGCTGATGAAGGAACTTGATCCGTACAAGCTGATGTTCATCGAAGAGCCGGTGCTCAGCGAAAACTATGAAGCGCTGAAAGAGCTGGCGCCACTGACCAGTACGCCGATTGCCCTGGGCGAACGGCTGTTCTCGCGCTGGGATTTCAAGCGCGTGCTCAGTGAAGGTTATGTCGACATCATCCAGCCGGATGCGTCCCACGCCGGTGGCATCACCGAAACCCGCAAGATCGCCAACATGGCCGAAGCCTACGACGTGGCGCTGGCGCTGCATTGCCCGTTGGGCCCGATTGCCCTGGCGGCGTGCCTGCAACTGGACGCGGTTTGCTACAACGCGTTCATCCAGGAGCAGAGCCTGGGCATCCATTACAACGAGAGCAACGACTTGCTCGATTACGTGAAAGACCCACGGGTGTTCGACTACGACAAAGGCTTCGTGAAGATCCCCAACGGCCCGGGTCTGGGCATCGAGATCAATGAGGAATACGTGATCGAACGCGCGGCCATCGGCCACCGCTGGCGCAACCCGATCTGGCGCCATGCCGATGGCAGTTTTGCCGAGTGGTGA
- a CDS encoding MFS transporter: MHPQTLTGQASLVTPSRKRFFIMVLLFITVVINYLDRSNLSIAAPALTSDLGIDPIHVGLIFSAFGWTYAAMQIPGGWLVDRVPPRILYSVALLLWSVATVMLGFAASFIALFVLRMAVGALEAPAYPINSRVVTTWFPERERATAIGFYTSGQFVGLAFLTPVLAWLQHEFGWHMVFVATGSVGILWAVIWYAVYREPRDFKGANDAEIDLIREGGGLVDIQAEQAKVKAKFSWTDLGIVLTKRKLWGIYLGQFCLNSTLWFFLTWFPTYLVKYRGMDFIKSGLLASLPFLAAFIGVLCSGFFSDFLIRRGYTVGFARKLPIISGLLISTSIIGANFVESTPLVIAFLALAFFGNGLASITWSLVSTLAPARLLGLTGGVFNFIGNLSAIATPIVIGFLATGDSFAPAITYISVLALIGALSYILLVGKVERIKL; encoded by the coding sequence ATGCATCCGCAAACCCTCACCGGGCAGGCGTCGTTGGTGACGCCCAGCCGCAAGCGTTTTTTCATCATGGTGCTGTTGTTCATCACCGTGGTGATCAACTACCTGGACCGCAGCAACCTGTCGATTGCCGCGCCGGCATTGACCAGCGACCTGGGCATCGACCCGATCCACGTCGGCCTGATTTTCTCCGCGTTCGGCTGGACCTACGCTGCCATGCAAATCCCCGGCGGCTGGCTGGTGGATCGCGTACCGCCACGGATTCTGTACAGCGTCGCCTTGCTGCTGTGGTCGGTGGCCACGGTGATGCTCGGCTTCGCCGCCAGCTTCATCGCGCTGTTCGTGTTGCGCATGGCGGTCGGTGCCCTGGAAGCGCCGGCGTACCCGATCAACAGCCGCGTGGTCACCACCTGGTTCCCCGAGCGCGAGCGCGCCACGGCCATCGGTTTCTACACCTCCGGGCAGTTCGTCGGCCTGGCTTTCCTGACGCCGGTACTGGCCTGGCTGCAGCATGAATTCGGCTGGCACATGGTGTTCGTCGCTACGGGTTCGGTGGGCATTCTGTGGGCGGTGATCTGGTACGCGGTGTATCGCGAACCGCGGGATTTCAAAGGCGCCAATGACGCAGAGATTGATCTGATTCGCGAGGGCGGCGGGCTGGTGGATATCCAGGCCGAACAGGCCAAGGTCAAAGCCAAATTCAGCTGGACCGACCTGGGAATCGTCCTGACCAAACGCAAGCTCTGGGGCATCTACCTCGGACAGTTCTGCCTCAACTCGACCCTGTGGTTTTTCCTGACCTGGTTCCCGACCTACCTGGTGAAGTACCGCGGCATGGACTTCATCAAGTCCGGGCTGTTGGCATCGCTGCCGTTTCTCGCCGCGTTTATCGGTGTGCTGTGTTCCGGTTTCTTCTCGGACTTTTTGATCCGTCGCGGTTACACGGTAGGTTTCGCCCGCAAGTTGCCGATCATCAGCGGCCTGCTGATTTCCACCTCGATCATCGGCGCCAACTTCGTCGAGTCGACGCCGTTGGTGATTGCCTTCCTCGCGCTGGCATTCTTCGGCAATGGCCTGGCTTCGATCACCTGGTCGCTGGTGTCGACCTTGGCTCCGGCGCGCTTGCTCGGGCTGACCGGCGGGGTGTTCAATTTCATCGGCAACCTGTCGGCGATTGCCACACCTATCGTGATCGGCTTCCTCGCCACGGGTGATTCATTTGCCCCGGCAATCACCTACATCTCGGTGCTGGCGTTGATTGGCGCACTGTCCTACATCTTGCTGGTGGGCAAGGTCGAGCGTATCAAGTTGTAG
- a CDS encoding OmpA family protein, with the protein MSLKSKALGGLILAGCASLFGCASQHSETALQQAGADFQKVKEDSNVLRIAPKDVIRAGESLARADRLSSYWGSGSDVVHNAYLSQRYSAIAREHTNQALNEEQAAKLELERQRLQLALRESKLFSVQQQGKWLEEQILALTTSQTDRGLVMTLGDMLFDTGEAELKPSANRVVLKIVQFLQLNPKRVVRIEGYTDSTGGKQENLKLSRDRAQSVADVLMDLGIDDKRIQVEGYGDEYPVDANASERGRAQNRRVEIVFSDEKGQLGAAR; encoded by the coding sequence ATGAGCCTCAAGAGCAAAGCCCTCGGCGGTTTGATCCTGGCAGGCTGCGCGAGCCTCTTTGGCTGCGCCAGCCAGCACAGCGAGACTGCATTGCAGCAGGCCGGTGCCGACTTTCAGAAGGTCAAGGAAGACTCCAATGTGCTGCGAATCGCCCCCAAGGACGTGATTCGCGCCGGTGAGTCCCTGGCCCGTGCCGATCGCCTGTCCAGCTATTGGGGCAGCGGTTCGGACGTGGTGCATAACGCCTACTTGAGCCAGCGTTATAGCGCCATTGCCCGGGAACACACCAATCAGGCGCTCAACGAAGAGCAAGCAGCGAAACTCGAACTGGAACGGCAGCGCCTGCAACTGGCGCTGCGTGAATCCAAACTGTTCAGCGTGCAGCAGCAAGGCAAATGGCTCGAAGAGCAGATCCTGGCATTGACCACCAGCCAGACCGACCGCGGGTTGGTGATGACCTTGGGCGACATGCTGTTCGATACGGGCGAAGCGGAATTGAAACCGTCGGCCAACCGCGTGGTGTTGAAGATCGTGCAGTTCCTGCAACTCAACCCCAAGCGTGTGGTGCGGATCGAAGGTTATACGGACAGTACCGGGGGCAAGCAGGAAAACCTCAAGCTGTCCCGCGACCGCGCGCAATCGGTGGCTGACGTGCTGATGGATCTGGGTATCGACGACAAGCGCATCCAGGTCGAGGGTTATGGCGACGAGTATCCGGTGGACGCGAATGCGTCGGAACGGGGCCGGGCGCAGAATCGTCGGGTGGAAATTGTGTTTTCCGACGAAAAGGGCCAGCTCGGCGCTGCCCGCTAA
- a CDS encoding DUF4398 domain-containing protein: MSIRPLFAAVAFAALAGCATDPAPNEQIRLTEQALEQAKAVGATADDVPEMKLAEDKFNRAKGNMTDQSFKNARMRAEQAELDARLAEAKVLTAKSEEQLNVLNTRIARLRKQLGDAE, translated from the coding sequence GTGAGTATTCGACCTCTTTTCGCTGCCGTGGCCTTTGCCGCCCTGGCGGGTTGTGCAACCGATCCTGCGCCCAATGAACAGATTCGCCTGACCGAACAGGCACTCGAACAGGCCAAGGCCGTGGGCGCCACGGCCGACGATGTGCCGGAAATGAAACTGGCCGAAGACAAGTTCAACCGCGCCAAGGGCAACATGACCGATCAATCCTTCAAAAACGCACGCATGCGCGCCGAACAGGCCGAACTCGATGCGCGCCTGGCTGAAGCCAAGGTGTTGACGGCCAAGAGCGAGGAACAGTTGAACGTGCTCAACACCCGCATCGCCCGCCTGCGCAAGCAACTGGGAGATGCCGAATGA